The DNA segment CCCCTACCTCCGCGGCTCCGTCGCCGCCGTGCTTTCCGTTCTCCAACACTCCACCTGCCCAGAAAACACTTTCTTCCACTTCTTCGCCATACCCAGCCACCATCCCCACCTCCACAAAACCATCGCCTCCACCTTCCCTTACCTCCACTTCCACCTCTACTCCTTCGATCCCACCACCGTCACCCACCTCATCTCCACCTCCATCCGCCGCGCCCTCGACGAACCCCTCAACTACGCCCGAATCTACATCGCCGACCTCCTCCCCTCCTCCGCCTCCCGCATTATCTACCTCGACTCCGACATCATCGTCATCGACGACATCGCCAAACTCTGGAGAATCAACCTCAGCCCACACATCCTCGGCGCGCCGGTGTACTGCCACGCGAACTTCAGCCATTATTTCACCTCCAAATTCTGGTCAAACCCATCATTATCCTCCACATTCAAAGGACGGTCGCCTTGCTACTTCAACACCGGAGTAATGGTGATCGATTTGATGAAGTGGCGGAAACAGGGCTGCACACAGAAGCTCGAATACTGGATGAAGATACAAAAAAGTTACAGAATCTACGAATTGGGCTCCCTGCCGCCATTTTTGCTCGTTTTCGCCGGAAATGTTGAAGAAGTGGAGCACAGATGGAATCAACATGGGCTCGGAGGAGATAATCTTGAAGGATTGTGCAGAGATCTGCATCCGGGTCCAGTGAGCTTGCTACACTGGAGTGGCAAAGGGAAGCCATGGCTGCGGCTTGATGCTAAAATGGCTTGTACTCTGGATAATCTTTGGGCTCCCTACGATTTGTTCAGACATGAATATTTGTTTTCCGATGACTGAGAatatgggagtgtcggtgggaGACA comes from the Henckelia pumila isolate YLH828 chromosome 1, ASM3356847v2, whole genome shotgun sequence genome and includes:
- the LOC140892749 gene encoding probable galacturonosyltransferase-like 3, translating into MPPSLRLIATTIIAVFLRLPPLSAADLHLFREAPAFRNGISCPPPHDTSTTVHIAMTLDYSTPYLRGSVAAVLSVLQHSTCPENTFFHFFAIPSHHPHLHKTIASTFPYLHFHLYSFDPTTVTHLISTSIRRALDEPLNYARIYIADLLPSSASRIIYLDSDIIVIDDIAKLWRINLSPHILGAPVYCHANFSHYFTSKFWSNPSLSSTFKGRSPCYFNTGVMVIDLMKWRKQGCTQKLEYWMKIQKSYRIYELGSLPPFLLVFAGNVEEVEHRWNQHGLGGDNLEGLCRDLHPGPVSLLHWSGKGKPWLRLDAKMACTLDNLWAPYDLFRHEYLFSDD